A region from the Hippoglossus hippoglossus isolate fHipHip1 chromosome 18, fHipHip1.pri, whole genome shotgun sequence genome encodes:
- the LOC117779185 gene encoding lymphocyte antigen 75-like, which yields MEGIFIGVLCLSGCLTFSTCLLHQYHFVSDEMNWTEAQSYCRETYTDLATIENTEEMKKLKDTVSAAGHSSKVWIGLYSHIDWKWSDGFNQSGAEYRNWESPDPNNFKANELCVVQTMNGKWFDFECHEQHPFVCYRGTLEDSDFVLVNTSKNWTEAQRHCRENYTDLVTVRNDADNKKIHKLITPLKMASIGLYRDPQIYWSDGSNYSFSSWYQGVNPLGSMKVVCGVADLEKGGKWRLRSCEERKPFVCYSITSSVKTLVKVRVELQDSSVDLNDPAVKEQILKELQERLKEKGLSGVTLKWREKADGKVFHKEEKGSDKKKKSEL from the exons atggaagggatcttcattggtgtcttgtgtctctcag GGTGCCTCACCTTCTCCACATGCCTCCTCCATCAGTACCACTTTGTGTCTGATGAAATGAATTggactgaagctcagagctACTGCAGAGAGACGTACACAGACCTGGCCActattgaaaacactgaagaaatgaagaaacttaaaGACACAGTTTCTGCCGCTGGTCACAGCTCTAAGGTTTGGATTGGCCTGTACAGTCATATTGACTGGAAGTGGTCAGATGGGTTCAACCAGAGTGGAGCTGAATATAGGAACTGGGAGTCTCCTGACCCAAACAATTTCAAAGCCAATGAGCTCTGTGTGGTCCAGACAATGAATGGAAAATGGTTTGATTTTGAATGCCATGAACAGCAtccatttgtctgctacagAG GAACATTAGAGGATTCTGACTTTGTGCTGGTGAATACATCAAAGAATTGGACTGAGGCTCAGAGGCACTGCAGAGAAAACTACACAGATCTGGTCACTGTGAGGAACGACGCTGACAACAAGAAGATACACAAGTTGATAACACCTCTCAAAATGGCATCGATCGGTTTGTACAGAGATCCTCAGATTTACTGGTCCGACGGGAGTAACTACTCATTCAGCTCCTGGTATCAGGGTGTAAACCCACTTGGCTCGATGAAAGTCGTATGTGGTGTTGCAGATttggagaagggaggaaaatgGAGGTTACGTtcctgtgaagaaagaaaaccatttgtctgctacagcATCACAT CATCAGTAAAGACGTTGGTGAAGGTGAGGGTGGAGCTACAGGACTCCTCTGTGGAcctgaatgaccctgctgtgaaagAACAGATTCTGAAAGAG ctccaggaaagattgaaggagaAAGGACTGAGTGGCGTCACCTtgaagtggagagaaaaggctgatgggaaagttttccacaaggaggaaaaaggttctgacaagaaaaaaaagtctgagctttaa